The proteins below are encoded in one region of Sphaerodactylus townsendi isolate TG3544 linkage group LG06, MPM_Stown_v2.3, whole genome shotgun sequence:
- the PMCH gene encoding pro-MCH: MPFYARIQHLRMCISSYALILIFSLFSQGFLFSVSKSVQKAEDDMLLSTFNLGKVIQNGGNAEKSRPASSPEHYKIEDNRFLNEEEDGAPKFSNMGSKHRDLAHGRPLNLPLRQIPYFSLEELAAFPAEAEVQSIESIQERRETGDEESSAKLPIGRRDFDMLRCMLGRVYRPCWQV, translated from the exons ATGCCCTTTTATGCACGCATCCAGCATCTGAGAATGTGTATCTCATCCTATGCATTGATactaattttctctcttttttcccaaggtttcttattttctgtttcaaaatcAGTGCAAAAAGCAGAAGACGACATGCTATTAAGTACATTCAACCTTGGAAAAGTAATCCAGAACGGTGGTAACGCTGAAAAATCACGACCGGCATCTTCGCCTGAACATTATAAAATTGAGGACAACCGTTTTCTGAATGAAGAGGAAGATGGAGCCCCAAAGTTCTCA AACATGGGCTCTAAGCACCGCGACCTTGCCCATGGCCGTCCGCTGAATCTGCCTCTCAGGCAGATTCCTTATTTTTCACTGGAGGAACTGGCAGCGTTTCCAGCTGAAGCTGAAGTTCAAAGTATTGAGTCGATACAGGAACGGAGAGAGACAGGAGATGAAGAAAGTTCAGCTAAATTACCCATTGGAAGAAGAGATTTTGACA tgctcaGATGTATGCTGGGAAGAGTCTATCGGCCATGTTGGCAAGTCTGA